From a region of the Castanea sativa cultivar Marrone di Chiusa Pesio chromosome 10, ASM4071231v1 genome:
- the LOC142612004 gene encoding disease resistance RPP13-like protein 4, which yields MKNAQVICLGSWPGSAKPHIEVESIEFLKGLTSSKNLRFLSLQGISRITELPDSVSKHSNLVILDLKECHNLEMLPEEIIKLKKLRYLDLSDCYLLAHMPQGLGALSELQVLKGFVIGNSQRKSSGTLDDLKGLRKLRKLTINASSEEFPTPDDLCALNELGEKGVLRKLTIAWGAKLADQEGNGAKREDQNGREGNCWKRIPCSKQQKSKTRNDQQVGKLPMKLRKLDLQCFPMSKAKWLTPNSLPHLKKLYIRGGNLATLEDLDKKNWLEVKTLRLKYLGDLKMTWIKMQESFPKLKYLEKVKCPGITLCPCDEHGVWMTDES from the coding sequence ATGAAAAATGCCCAAGTTATTTGTTTGGGAAGCTGGCCGGGATCAGCTAAACCTCACATTGAAGTGGAGAGCATTGAATTCTTAAAAGGGTTGACGAGTAGCAAAAATTTAAGGTTTCTTAGCCTTCAAGGAATCTCTAGAATTACTGAGCTTCCAGATTCCGTAAGCAAGCACAGCAATTTGGTGATCTTGGATCTCAAGGAGTGTCATAATCTGGAGATGCTTCCAGAGGAGATAATCAAACTCAAGAAGCTCAGGTACTTGGATCTTTCTGACTGTTATCTGCTAGCTCACATGCCCCAGGGGCTAGGGGCCCTCTCAGAACTTCAAGTCCTTAAGGGGTTTGTCATTGGTAATTCGCAAAGGAAAAGCTCGGGTACTTTAGATGATTTGAAGGGATTGAGGAAGCTGAGGAAACTGACCATCAATGCAAGTAGTGAGGAATTCCCTACACCAGACGATTTGTGTGCTCTCAATGAGCTTGGAGAAAAAGGAGTACTCCGAAAGCTAACAATAGCATGGGGAGCAAAGCTAGCAGATCAGGAAGGAAATGGAGCCAAAAGAGAAGATCAGAATGGAAGAGAAGGCAACTGCTGGAAAAGAATCCCATGTTCAAAGCAACAGAAATCAAAAACAAGAAACGATCAACAGGTCGGGAAACTTCCAATGAAACTTAGGAAGCTGGATCTTCAGTGTTTCCCCATGTCTAAAGCGAAGTGGTTGACACCTAATTCTTTGCCCCACCTAAAAAAACTCTACATAAGAGGAGGAAACCTCgcaactctagaggatctggaCAAAAAAAACTGGCTCGAAGTGAAGACTTTACGTTTGAAGTATTTGGGTGATTTGAAGATGACTTGGATAAAAATGCAGGAATCTTTTCCAAAATTGAAATACTTGGAGAAAGTCAAATGCCCTGGGATCACACTCTGCCCTTGTGACGAGCATGGAGTGTGGATGACGGATGAATCCTGA